A stretch of the Oncorhynchus clarkii lewisi isolate Uvic-CL-2024 chromosome 9, UVic_Ocla_1.0, whole genome shotgun sequence genome encodes the following:
- the LOC139416273 gene encoding dual specificity protein phosphatase 7-like gives MTNVTPSKSVEWLQVELESGGSSLLLLDCRSHELYESSHIETAINLAIPGLMLRRFKKGNIPIRTIIPNHEDKEKFVRRCNTDTVILYDECTVDWQDGATGSVLGLLLQKLWDDGCKAYYLEGGFVKFQTEYSEHCETLLDSCCPSSSPPLSVLGFGSLRISSDLSDGESDREPSSATESEESPLPNNQPAFPVQILPYLYLGCAKDSTNLDVLGQYNIKYILNVTPNLPNMFEHDGLFKYKQIPISDHWSQNLSQFFPEAISFIDEARSKQCGVLVHCLAGISRSVTVTVAYLMQRLNLSLNDAYDFVKRKKSNISPNFNFMGQLLDFERTLGLNSPCDNRSSSNEQLYFTTPTNHNVFQLDTLEST, from the exons ATGACTAATGTGACGCCGAGTAAAAGCGTGGAATGGCTGCAGGTAGAGTTGGAATCCGGGGGAAGTTCGCTGCTTCTGTTGGACTGCCGATCGCACGAACTTTATGAATCATCCCACATAGAAACGGCCATCAATTTGGCCATACCAGGGTTGATGCTGCGAAGGTTCAAGAAAGGCAACATACCCATCCGAACTATCATCCCCAACCACGAAGACAAGGAGAAATTCGTTAGACGTTGTAATACGGATACAGTGATTCTGTACGATGAGTGCACTGTGGACTGGCAGGATGGGGCCACTGGTTCGGTTCTGGGACTACTTCTTCAGAAACTATGGGACGACGGCTGTAAAGCATATTACCTGGAAG GGGGATTTGTGAAGTTTCAGACCGAGTACTCGGAGCACTGTGAGACCCTTCTGGACAGCTGCTGTCCCAGCTCTTCTCCACCGCTGTCCGTCCTAGGCTTTGGAAGTCTCCGGATCAGTTCCGACCTCTCCGATGGTGAGTCGGACCGCGAGCCGAGCAGTGCGACCGAGTCTGAGGAGAGCCCCCTTCCCAACAACCAACCTGCCTTCCCAGTCCAGATCCTCCCCTACCTTTACCTGGGCTGTGCCAAAGACTCCACCAACCTGGATGTGCTGggccagtacaacatcaagtacATCCTGAACGTCACGCCCAACCTCCCCAACATGTTTGAACATGACGGCCTCTTCAAGTACAAGCAGATCCCCATCTCCGACCACTGGAGTCAGAACCTGTCCCAGTTCTTTCCAGAGGCCATATCCTTCATCG ATGAGGCTCGGTCCAAGCAGTGTGGCGTCCTGGTACACTGTCTGGCTGGCATCAGCCGCTCCGTTACCGTGACCGTGGCCTACCTGATGCAGAGGCTCAACCTGTCACTCAATGACGCCTACGACTTTGTCAAGAGGAAGAAgtccaacatctcccccaacttcAACTTCATGGGCCAGCTGCTGGACTTTGAGAGGACACTGGGGCTAAACAGCCCATGTGACAACCGCTCCTCATCCAATGAGCAGCTCTACTTCACCACACCGACCAATCACAATGTGTTCCAGCTGGACACGCTGGAGTCAACGTGA